One window of the Allosaccharopolyspora coralli genome contains the following:
- a CDS encoding DUF3558 family protein, giving the protein MNKERRTGSVRKAIVAASLLLVAGCSGGATTEPPPSPPPTTNEAPVRSAPAKSIEVPDRCSVVTEPQWRQLGATDSPREREVGEGEGIVGCDYSRLNETDDWQVFVSAVPKPLPELAERTSLREPLDFSGYPAMKRSSGDVDCIIAFDVADGGTLLVQSQVLEGSADPCQLTSGFAEAALSNLPDAPGGQ; this is encoded by the coding sequence ATGAACAAGGAGCGAAGGACAGGTTCCGTGCGTAAAGCAATCGTTGCAGCTTCTCTCCTGCTGGTGGCAGGATGCTCCGGCGGCGCGACCACTGAGCCGCCCCCGTCGCCGCCACCCACCACGAATGAAGCTCCCGTCCGGTCCGCGCCTGCGAAATCGATCGAGGTGCCAGATCGGTGCTCAGTGGTGACGGAACCACAGTGGCGCCAATTGGGCGCGACGGACTCGCCGCGTGAACGGGAAGTCGGTGAGGGTGAGGGAATCGTAGGATGCGATTACAGTCGTCTCAACGAGACGGACGATTGGCAGGTTTTCGTGTCGGCAGTGCCCAAGCCATTGCCTGAGTTAGCTGAGCGAACCAGCTTGAGGGAGCCGCTCGACTTTTCGGGGTACCCGGCGATGAAGCGCAGTAGCGGCGACGTTGATTGCATTATCGCGTTCGACGTCGCCGATGGCGGCACGCTGTTGGTGCAGTCGCAGGTGTTGGAAGGGTCTGCGGATCCATGTCAGCTGACCTCGGGATTCGCCGAGGCGGCGTTGAGTAATCTTCCCGACGCTCCTGGGGGGCAGTGA
- a CDS encoding PPE domain-containing protein — protein sequence MGNGRSLEPSNFEGASLEQMRGWVQSGAGAESMNTASEDWAKEHKFLMDLAQEVKAELDGAKVSFQSQSGEAMQNAMSPVVLWTEVAAESANVQSTQMNAQGEAFKTVESSIPAKSEEQEVPDDNFFEEGFDSMFNGGTDAEKANAANEKLRQEGVRAFDAYGSASSGNVEGSATFTPPPEQGMNTAINQGSHTSVGQMQTASAMGASAPAASGSSWAAGGSSGGGSVAPMGGGAGGVGGSAGAGGTGGVTPGQTNPNYVGTAPGGGGQSGPGANGPGGSGSGPGRGGGAGVLPGAPGTGGGSGGRGGSGAGGRGGVGSGGRSGSGTGAGPRGGAGSGSGTGTGAGRGGSGALGSGGRGGVGGFGSGGGTGSGGGLGAGGQSGVGRGGMSGVGGSSGVAGQGGATAAGGRGGTVGAMGGAGARGAQGEEDDEHYTPEFLKGDYGFFDEDLPKVAPPVFGDWENK from the coding sequence ATGGGCAACGGTAGGTCGTTGGAGCCGAGCAACTTCGAGGGTGCGTCGCTCGAGCAGATGCGCGGCTGGGTTCAGTCCGGCGCTGGCGCCGAGAGTATGAACACTGCCTCCGAAGACTGGGCGAAAGAACACAAGTTCCTGATGGATCTCGCCCAGGAAGTGAAGGCCGAACTCGACGGGGCGAAGGTGTCGTTCCAGTCGCAGTCGGGTGAGGCGATGCAGAACGCGATGTCGCCGGTGGTGCTCTGGACGGAGGTTGCCGCCGAGAGCGCCAACGTGCAGTCGACGCAGATGAACGCGCAGGGCGAAGCGTTCAAGACCGTGGAAAGCTCTATCCCCGCCAAGTCGGAGGAGCAGGAGGTCCCGGACGACAACTTCTTCGAAGAAGGCTTCGACAGCATGTTCAACGGGGGGACTGACGCGGAGAAGGCCAACGCTGCGAACGAGAAGCTCCGGCAGGAGGGCGTCCGCGCCTTCGACGCGTACGGGTCCGCGTCCAGCGGCAATGTCGAGGGAAGCGCGACCTTCACCCCGCCGCCGGAGCAGGGGATGAACACCGCGATTAACCAGGGGTCGCACACCTCGGTCGGGCAGATGCAGACCGCGTCCGCCATGGGGGCTTCGGCGCCGGCTGCGTCGGGCAGTTCTTGGGCCGCTGGTGGCTCGTCCGGCGGCGGTTCGGTCGCTCCGATGGGCGGCGGTGCTGGCGGCGTCGGTGGTTCCGCCGGTGCTGGCGGAACCGGCGGTGTGACGCCCGGGCAGACGAACCCGAACTACGTGGGTACGGCACCGGGCGGCGGAGGACAGAGCGGTCCCGGCGCCAACGGTCCTGGGGGCTCCGGCTCGGGCCCTGGTCGCGGCGGTGGCGCCGGCGTTCTTCCCGGCGCTCCCGGCACCGGCGGTGGCAGCGGAGGCCGTGGCGGTAGCGGCGCCGGTGGTCGCGGCGGCGTCGGATCCGGGGGCCGGAGCGGTTCCGGCACCGGTGCGGGCCCTCGCGGCGGTGCCGGCTCTGGGAGCGGCACCGGAACCGGCGCTGGACGCGGCGGCTCGGGTGCCCTTGGCTCCGGCGGTCGCGGCGGCGTCGGCGGTTTCGGCTCCGGTGGCGGTACCGGCTCCGGTGGCGGACTCGGTGCGGGCGGTCAGTCCGGCGTCGGGCGCGGTGGCATGTCCGGCGTCGGAGGTAGCTCCGGCGTGGCCGGGCAGGGCGGTGCGACCGCTGCCGGTGGGCGTGGCGGTACGGTGGGTGCCATGGGCGGCGCCGGTGCGCGCGGTGCCCAGGGCGAGGAAGACGACGAGCACTACACGCCCGAGTTCCTCAAGGGCGACTACGGTTTCTTCGACGAAGACCTGCCGAAGGTCGCCCCGCCCGTGTTCGGCGATTGGGAGAACAAGTAA
- a CDS encoding ESX secretion-associated protein EspG codes for MNIELSGQAFHELWEHLGLGVKPLALNVLPDGILESERREAEHHAVDELRRYGYGDRDGEDDLLGALQPLRRYERSYDIVYRFRDGDELPRHTGIVANQGNQATLAVYTGQTVRITTVANEDMSRAILNVVPEMKPGPGNGVSVRSAVLKEAGAEAGSSPRALVDALARRGVRREEANALSEMVGSKRLQYAQFGAATMDGLGKRTRMPMVTNCYSNAAGWFLMEENPRGAEPWTTFAPMDKQRMRLRVEDLFKGR; via the coding sequence GTGAACATCGAACTGTCCGGCCAGGCGTTCCACGAGCTGTGGGAACACCTCGGGCTGGGCGTCAAACCGCTCGCGCTCAACGTGCTGCCCGACGGCATCCTCGAATCCGAGCGTCGCGAAGCCGAACACCACGCCGTCGACGAACTCCGCCGGTACGGCTACGGCGACCGGGACGGTGAAGACGACCTGCTCGGCGCGCTCCAACCGCTGCGGCGCTACGAACGGTCCTACGACATCGTCTACCGGTTCCGGGACGGCGACGAGCTACCCCGGCATACCGGAATCGTTGCCAACCAGGGAAATCAGGCAACCCTCGCCGTCTACACCGGACAGACTGTGCGAATCACCACGGTGGCGAACGAGGACATGTCCCGAGCGATCCTCAACGTCGTCCCGGAGATGAAACCGGGGCCCGGCAACGGTGTGTCCGTGCGTAGCGCGGTCCTCAAGGAAGCAGGAGCCGAAGCCGGATCCTCCCCCCGGGCCCTCGTGGACGCGCTCGCGCGCCGAGGTGTGCGCCGAGAGGAAGCGAACGCTCTCTCCGAGATGGTCGGCTCCAAGCGACTCCAGTACGCCCAGTTCGGCGCGGCCACCATGGACGGCCTCGGCAAGCGCACCCGCATGCCCATGGTGACCAACTGCTACTCCAACGCCGCCGGCTGGTTCCTCATGGAGGAGAACCCGCGCGGCGCCGAACCGTGGACGACGTTCGCGCCCATGGACAAGCAGCGCATGCGTCTCCGCGTGGAGGACCTGTTCAAGGGGCGCTGA
- the mihF gene encoding integration host factor, actinobacterial type, which translates to MALPQLTEEQRAAALEKAAAARRARAELKERLKRGGTSLAEVLDDADKDEVLGKMKVSALLEALPGVGKVRAQQIMERLEIANSRRLRGLGERQRKALLAEFSGE; encoded by the coding sequence GTGGCCCTTCCCCAGCTGACCGAGGAGCAGCGGGCAGCAGCTTTGGAAAAGGCGGCTGCCGCCCGTCGCGCCCGAGCTGAGCTCAAGGAGCGCCTCAAGCGCGGTGGAACCAGCCTCGCCGAGGTTCTGGACGACGCCGACAAGGACGAGGTCCTGGGCAAGATGAAGGTCTCCGCCCTGCTCGAGGCCCTTCCCGGCGTTGGCAAGGTGCGCGCTCAGCAGATCATGGAGCGCTTGGAGATCGCCAACAGCCGCAGGCTGCGCGGTCTGGGCGAGCGGCAGCGCAAGGCGCTGCTCGCCGAGTTCAGCGGCGAGTGA
- the gmk gene encoding guanylate kinase produces MIDARTGTEPGTVREGEPRLTVVSGPSGVGKSSVITELRKQAPEIYFSVSATTRAPRAGEVEGEQYHFVDDAEFRRMVDEGEMLEHAQYAGNYYGTPRGPVQRALAAGRPAVLEIELQGARQVRRAMPEAQLVMLLPPSWEMLVDRLTGRGTEPDDVVQRRLEVARNELAAEPEFDTAVVNSDVQVAASELVRLIAGCRS; encoded by the coding sequence GTGATCGACGCGCGAACCGGCACCGAGCCGGGGACCGTCCGCGAGGGCGAGCCCCGGCTCACCGTCGTTTCCGGGCCCTCCGGGGTCGGGAAGTCCAGCGTGATCACCGAACTGCGCAAGCAGGCCCCGGAGATCTACTTCAGCGTGTCGGCCACGACCCGTGCCCCCCGGGCCGGTGAGGTCGAGGGCGAGCAGTACCACTTCGTCGACGACGCCGAGTTCCGGCGCATGGTCGACGAGGGCGAGATGCTCGAACACGCGCAGTACGCGGGCAACTACTACGGCACGCCGCGCGGCCCCGTGCAGCGTGCGCTCGCCGCCGGTCGGCCAGCGGTGCTGGAGATCGAACTCCAGGGTGCGCGGCAGGTGCGCCGCGCGATGCCGGAAGCGCAGCTGGTGATGTTGCTGCCGCCGAGTTGGGAAATGCTCGTGGACCGGCTCACCGGCCGCGGAACCGAACCCGACGACGTCGTGCAGCGCCGACTCGAGGTCGCCCGGAACGAACTCGCTGCCGAACCCGAGTTCGACACGGCCGTTGTCAACTCCGATGTGCAGGTCGCGGCGAGCGAGTTGGTACGCTTGATTGCTGGGTGTCGGTCCTGA
- the rpoZ gene encoding DNA-directed RNA polymerase subunit omega, protein MSTPTALAALNSAPASSTEGITNPPIDDLLEQVSSKYALVIYSAKRARQINDYYAQLGEGLLEYVGPLVEPGPREKPLSIALREIHSGVLEHTEGE, encoded by the coding sequence GTGAGTACTCCCACCGCGCTGGCCGCGCTGAACAGCGCCCCCGCGAGCAGCACCGAGGGCATCACCAACCCGCCGATCGACGACCTGCTCGAACAGGTCAGCTCGAAGTACGCGCTGGTGATCTACTCGGCCAAGCGCGCCCGCCAGATCAACGACTACTACGCCCAGCTCGGCGAGGGCCTGCTGGAGTACGTAGGCCCGCTCGTCGAGCCCGGCCCGCGGGAGAAGCCGCTGTCGATCGCGCTGCGCGAGATCCACTCCGGCGTGCTCGAGCACACCGAGGGCGAGTGA
- the coaBC gene encoding bifunctional phosphopantothenoylcysteine decarboxylase/phosphopantothenate--cysteine ligase CoaBC codes for MTRNPDEDHPTSKPRVVLGVSGGIAAFKACEVLRRLTESGHDVRVVPTESALEFVGAATFEALSGHPVRTGVFTDVEEVPHVRLGQEADLVVVAPATADLMARAAHGMADDLLASTLLTARCPVLLVPAMHTEMWEHPATRANVSRLREHGVVVAEPARGRLTGADSGKGRMPEPAEIVDLSRLLLAEGAALPHDLSGKRVVVTAGGTREPLDPVRYLGNRSSGRQGYALARVAAHRGAEVTLVAAHSADLVEPAGVRMVHVGTADQLRDAVLEASDGANVLVMAAAVADFRPVSHVDHKIKKTDRDPDALELTRNPDILADVIEQRRAGKLDTDVVVGFAAETGDPDTTVLEHGRAKLERKGCDLLVVNTVGDGRAFEVEDNDGWLLAADGAELPIPHGSKSRLAARVWDAVAARLGGNVG; via the coding sequence GTGACCCGGAACCCGGACGAGGACCACCCGACGAGCAAGCCTCGGGTGGTCCTCGGTGTCAGTGGCGGCATCGCGGCCTTCAAGGCGTGTGAGGTGCTGCGGCGGCTGACCGAGTCCGGCCACGACGTGCGGGTCGTGCCCACCGAGTCCGCGCTGGAGTTCGTCGGCGCCGCCACGTTCGAGGCGCTGTCCGGGCATCCGGTGCGCACCGGTGTCTTCACCGACGTCGAGGAGGTTCCGCACGTCCGGCTCGGGCAGGAGGCGGACCTCGTCGTCGTCGCTCCCGCCACTGCCGACCTCATGGCCCGCGCCGCGCACGGCATGGCCGACGACCTGCTCGCCTCGACGCTGCTGACGGCCCGGTGCCCGGTGCTGCTGGTGCCCGCGATGCACACCGAGATGTGGGAGCACCCGGCCACCCGGGCCAACGTCTCCCGGCTCCGGGAGCACGGCGTGGTCGTCGCCGAACCCGCGCGCGGCCGCCTCACCGGCGCCGACAGCGGCAAGGGCCGTATGCCGGAGCCCGCCGAGATCGTCGACCTGTCCCGGCTGCTGCTGGCGGAGGGGGCGGCGTTGCCGCACGATCTGTCCGGCAAGCGAGTGGTGGTCACCGCTGGCGGCACGCGCGAACCGCTGGACCCGGTGCGCTACCTCGGAAACCGCTCGTCCGGGCGACAGGGCTACGCGTTGGCCCGTGTCGCCGCCCACCGGGGAGCCGAGGTCACGCTCGTGGCCGCGCACTCCGCCGACCTCGTCGAACCGGCCGGGGTCCGGATGGTGCACGTGGGCACTGCGGACCAGCTGCGGGACGCCGTGCTCGAAGCATCCGACGGGGCGAATGTGCTGGTCATGGCCGCTGCGGTCGCCGATTTCCGGCCAGTGAGCCACGTCGATCACAAGATCAAGAAGACCGACCGGGACCCGGACGCGCTCGAACTCACGCGCAATCCCGACATCCTCGCCGACGTCATCGAGCAGCGCCGCGCAGGCAAGCTGGACACCGACGTCGTCGTCGGCTTCGCCGCCGAGACCGGCGACCCGGACACCACCGTCCTCGAACACGGTCGCGCCAAGCTCGAGCGCAAAGGCTGCGACCTGCTCGTGGTGAACACCGTCGGTGACGGACGCGCGTTCGAGGTCGAGGACAACGACGGCTGGCTGCTGGCCGCCGACGGCGCCGAACTGCCCATCCCGCACGGGTCCAAGTCCCGGCTCGCGGCCAGGGTGTGGGACGCTGTCGCCGCGCGACTCGGCGGCAACGTAGGCTGA
- the metK gene encoding methionine adenosyltransferase gives MFTSESVTEGHPDKICDAISDSVLDALLAEDPRSRVAVETLVTTGQVHVAGEVTTSAYADIPTIVREKILQIGYDSSAKGFDGNSCGVNIAIDAQSPDIAQGVDTGYESRVEGVDDEIAKQGAGDQGLMFGYACDDTDELMPLPIALAHRLSRRLATVRKNEVVPYLRPDGKTQVTIEYAGDQAVRLDTVVVSSQHSDDVDLATLDTDIREKVVGPEVDVLGIDAAELRLLVNPTGRFVVGGPMGDAGLTGRKIIVDTYGGMARHGGGAFSGKDPSKVDRSAAYAARWIAKNVVAAGLASRIEVQVAYAIGAAAPVGLFVETFGTENVDPAKIQKAINEVFDLRPAAIIRDLDLLRPIYAPTAAYGHFGRSDVDLPWERTNRADALTSAANL, from the coding sequence CTGTTCACCAGTGAGTCGGTGACCGAGGGTCATCCCGACAAGATCTGCGACGCGATCAGCGACTCCGTGCTCGACGCCTTGCTCGCGGAGGACCCGCGGAGCCGTGTCGCCGTCGAGACGCTCGTGACGACCGGCCAGGTCCACGTCGCCGGTGAGGTCACCACCTCCGCCTACGCCGACATTCCCACGATCGTGCGGGAGAAGATCCTGCAGATCGGGTACGACTCCTCGGCGAAGGGCTTCGACGGCAACTCGTGCGGCGTCAACATCGCCATCGATGCACAGTCGCCGGACATCGCGCAAGGCGTCGACACCGGTTACGAGAGCCGCGTCGAAGGCGTGGACGACGAGATCGCCAAGCAGGGTGCCGGCGACCAAGGCTTGATGTTCGGCTACGCGTGCGACGACACCGACGAGCTCATGCCGCTGCCGATCGCGCTCGCGCACCGGCTGTCGCGGCGGCTGGCGACCGTCCGCAAGAACGAGGTGGTGCCGTACCTGCGACCGGACGGCAAGACTCAGGTCACCATCGAGTACGCGGGAGACCAAGCGGTGCGGCTGGACACCGTGGTCGTCTCCAGCCAGCACTCCGACGACGTCGACCTGGCGACGCTCGACACGGACATTCGCGAGAAGGTCGTCGGCCCGGAGGTCGACGTGCTCGGTATCGACGCCGCCGAACTGCGACTGCTGGTCAACCCCACCGGCCGGTTCGTGGTGGGCGGGCCGATGGGCGACGCGGGGCTGACCGGCAGGAAGATCATCGTCGACACCTACGGCGGCATGGCCCGGCACGGCGGCGGGGCGTTCTCGGGCAAGGACCCGTCGAAGGTCGACCGCTCGGCGGCCTACGCGGCGCGGTGGATCGCCAAGAACGTGGTCGCCGCGGGGCTCGCCTCCCGGATCGAGGTGCAGGTCGCCTATGCGATCGGCGCCGCTGCTCCGGTCGGGCTGTTCGTGGAGACCTTCGGGACCGAGAACGTCGACCCGGCGAAGATCCAGAAGGCGATCAACGAGGTGTTCGACCTGCGTCCCGCCGCGATCATCCGCGACCTGGACCTGCTGCGGCCCATCTACGCGCCGACGGCGGCCTACGGCCACTTCGGACGGTCCGATGTGGACCTTCCGTGGGAGCGCACCAACCGCGCCGACGCCCTCACCTCCGCCGCCAACCTCTGA
- a CDS encoding tRNA (cytidine(34)-2'-O)-methyltransferase gives MFHIVFYHPEIPGNTGNAVRMVACAGATLHLVEPLGFDLEDAKLRRAGLDYHDLAVLRVHPNLHAAWEAIRPERVIAFTVSAERRYDTVDYHPGDVLLFGPESVGLPADVLDAGQVSTQVRIPMVPGPRSMNVANSAAIATFEAWRQQGFATP, from the coding sequence GTGTTCCACATCGTCTTCTACCACCCGGAGATTCCCGGCAACACCGGCAATGCCGTCCGGATGGTGGCGTGCGCGGGGGCCACGCTGCACCTCGTCGAACCGTTGGGGTTCGACCTCGAGGACGCGAAACTTCGCCGCGCCGGGCTCGACTACCACGATCTCGCGGTGCTGCGGGTGCATCCGAACCTGCACGCGGCGTGGGAGGCGATTCGACCCGAGCGGGTGATCGCGTTCACCGTCTCCGCCGAACGACGCTACGACACCGTCGACTATCACCCGGGCGACGTGTTGCTGTTCGGGCCGGAATCCGTGGGGCTCCCGGCCGACGTGCTCGACGCAGGGCAGGTGAGTACTCAGGTCCGCATCCCGATGGTGCCGGGGCCGCGATCCATGAACGTCGCGAACAGCGCGGCCATCGCCACTTTCGAGGCCTGGCGCCAACAAGGCTTCGCCACCCCCTGA
- a CDS encoding primosomal protein N', translated as MASGTGAKAAPKVAAASLPIARVAVDVSPPHLDRPFDYLVPERLAEQAVPGVRVRVRFNGKLTDGFLLERRAESDFTGRLAWLERVVSSEPVLCPELLDLSRSVAARYGGTLSDVLRLVIPPRHARAEKRATAASAEPPTRPPSKAWARYRHGGALLDAVHEERVARAVWQALPGEQWPHRLAEAAAAAASAGRGALLVVPDHRDVQRVQSACAEVMGEEHVVALSADLGPEERYRRWLAVFRGTVRVVVGTRAAMFAPVRDLGLVAVWDDGDELHSYPVAPYPHARDVLTHRAHATGASLLVGGFVRTAEAALLVESGWAQEVVAARETVRAAAPRVTAIGEDDVQLARDPAARAARLPSVAFEAARAALGAGAPVLVQVPRRGYVPALACGDCRERARCRRCSGPLALPGATSEGGAQPAACRWCGAAEAGFRCPSCGSRRLRAITIGAARTAEELGRSFRQVPVRTSGGGDVLASVPSGPSLVVSTPGAEPTVDGGYGAALLLDGRTLLARPELRAAEEALRLWFAAASMVRPAQDGGRVVVMADSSLQPVQALVRWDPAWFGAMELAGREELGFPPAKRVAAVDGAPDAVDGFLDVLRLPETGEVLGPVPLGEGDDEDGSERERALIRSDRVEGRALAAALHEAAAVRGTRKETERVRVRVDPLDMV; from the coding sequence ATGGCGAGCGGAACAGGCGCGAAGGCGGCACCGAAAGTCGCTGCCGCGTCGCTGCCGATCGCTCGGGTCGCGGTGGACGTCTCACCACCGCACCTGGACCGGCCGTTCGATTACCTGGTGCCCGAGCGTCTCGCCGAGCAGGCCGTGCCGGGCGTGCGGGTGCGGGTGCGGTTCAACGGCAAACTCACGGACGGGTTCCTGCTGGAACGCAGAGCCGAGTCGGACTTCACCGGGAGACTGGCCTGGCTCGAGCGGGTGGTCTCTTCGGAGCCGGTGCTCTGTCCGGAGCTGCTCGACCTGTCCCGTTCGGTCGCGGCGCGGTACGGCGGGACACTGAGCGACGTGCTGCGGCTGGTCATCCCACCGAGACACGCGCGTGCGGAGAAGCGTGCCACCGCCGCGAGCGCTGAACCACCGACGCGACCCCCGAGCAAGGCATGGGCGCGGTACCGGCACGGCGGGGCGCTGCTCGACGCCGTCCACGAAGAACGAGTCGCGCGGGCCGTGTGGCAGGCGCTGCCCGGAGAGCAGTGGCCGCATCGGCTCGCGGAAGCCGCTGCCGCCGCCGCGTCCGCGGGGCGCGGCGCACTGTTGGTCGTGCCCGATCACCGTGACGTTCAGCGCGTGCAGAGTGCCTGTGCGGAGGTGATGGGCGAAGAGCACGTCGTGGCGCTGTCGGCGGATCTCGGCCCGGAGGAGCGCTACCGGCGTTGGCTCGCGGTGTTCCGGGGAACCGTGCGCGTCGTCGTGGGCACTCGGGCCGCGATGTTCGCTCCGGTGCGCGATCTCGGGCTGGTCGCCGTGTGGGACGACGGCGACGAGCTGCACTCCTACCCGGTGGCGCCGTACCCGCACGCGCGTGACGTGCTCACCCACCGCGCGCACGCGACGGGCGCTTCGCTGCTGGTGGGCGGGTTCGTCCGAACCGCAGAGGCGGCACTGCTCGTCGAGTCCGGCTGGGCGCAGGAGGTCGTCGCTGCGCGGGAGACGGTGCGTGCCGCCGCGCCACGGGTGACAGCGATCGGTGAGGACGACGTCCAGCTGGCCCGGGACCCGGCCGCGCGTGCGGCCCGGTTGCCGTCGGTGGCGTTCGAGGCGGCCAGGGCGGCGCTCGGTGCGGGCGCACCGGTGCTCGTGCAGGTGCCGCGTCGCGGCTACGTCCCCGCGTTGGCCTGCGGCGACTGTCGGGAGCGGGCACGGTGCCGACGTTGCTCGGGGCCGCTCGCCCTTCCCGGAGCAACGAGCGAGGGTGGCGCACAACCGGCGGCCTGTCGGTGGTGTGGCGCTGCCGAAGCGGGCTTCCGTTGCCCCTCGTGCGGGTCACGCAGGCTCCGTGCGATCACGATCGGTGCCGCGCGGACCGCCGAGGAACTCGGGCGCTCGTTCCGTCAGGTACCCGTGCGCACCTCCGGCGGCGGGGACGTGCTCGCGTCCGTGCCGAGTGGCCCGTCCCTGGTCGTCTCCACTCCGGGTGCCGAGCCGACCGTCGACGGCGGATACGGCGCGGCGCTGCTGCTCGACGGTCGCACGCTGTTGGCGCGGCCGGAGCTCCGCGCCGCCGAGGAGGCACTGCGGTTGTGGTTCGCGGCAGCGTCGATGGTGCGCCCTGCTCAGGACGGTGGACGGGTCGTCGTCATGGCCGACTCGTCGCTGCAACCGGTGCAGGCGCTGGTCCGGTGGGATCCGGCCTGGTTCGGGGCGATGGAGCTCGCCGGTCGCGAGGAGCTCGGCTTTCCCCCGGCCAAGCGGGTCGCCGCGGTCGACGGTGCGCCGGATGCCGTGGACGGGTTTCTCGACGTGCTGCGACTGCCGGAGACTGGGGAGGTGCTGGGGCCCGTGCCGCTCGGCGAGGGGGACGACGAGGACGGCTCCGAGCGGGAACGGGCGTTGATCCGTTCCGACCGAGTCGAGGGCCGGGCGCTGGCTGCCGCGTTGCACGAGGCGGCAGCCGTGCGCGGCACCCGCAAGGAGACGGAGCGGGTGCGTGTCCGGGTGGATCCGCTCGACATGGTCTGA